The DNA window AAGCTTCTATACGCACCGTTTTTACTTTAGTTTTTAACTCATAACAGGAACAATGGTGTATGGTGGTGTTGGGCTGGTCAAGCGATTTGAGGCTTGGTGATGAGCGGAGGTGGTGAAGGGGAAATAATGGTTTTTTTAGAATTCcaaaatatgttttttatttaaaatatctttaagaaaattattttatgtgaaaTGTTAAAGATATGTGGCATGACTTAAGGTCCCTTTTTTCTGGGCGTTTACCTTCAAGCATTTAGCTCTCttttttatctcacgctacaaTATCGTTACAGCATTTAATTTCACCATCactgttatttttacactaatcgcagATAAACGCGCCGCCCTAATTtgccaaaaaaaattaaacagtGTTAAAAAAATTAGACCAAAACAATAACCAATGAATACTTTAAGTATCAAATTGgattaaaaaagttttaaataccAAAGTGGAAAAAGGGATATACTTTAAGGGCCAAATCATGAAATAAATctttattaaactatttttttagagTTTATGAGTACAGATCCAATGTAATCACAAGTAAAAACACAAATGCATGTCCAAACAACTACAAAGTAAAATCAAACTAATATAACCCACAAATGAATGAAGAATCTAAATAATCCATAGGCTCACACATGACAAACGTCTATGCTCTAAGAACCCGAAACCTTAACTTCTATCAATAATACCAATCCCTCGTTGTTTACCAGATAAATTCTAAAATACATTATGTTAAACTTTAGTTTACACATTTTCGAAATTAATTTCGCACTGCTCTCCATAACTGCCACAAGTCACTTTGAAATATCAAATAGTCTATATCTCTATCACAtacaatcaaatttttatatgcaAAAATATTTAACCCGACAATCAAATTTTTAATGACTGCTAGAAATAATTTTTCATGGATACCTTATTAAATATTACGtaacaatcaaatttttatatgcaAAAGTGACTTAgttgaaatttaatataaaattcctaaaaaatttagataaattcaagcttaaatttaaatgtaaaaattgATAAACGGTTTAATTGAGCTCAAGCACAAATAACTTAATTATATCTTAAACTTAAAAATTGATATTCGATTAAGCTCAAGCCTCAAGTTTTTAATCGAGCTCGAACTTACCACTATTCAAACTCTCTCATCTTGATTATAACTCTAGATCCGATTAACAGGGGAAGTAGTTTATTGAATGGAAACTAAGTTCATTCAAGGTAAGTAAACTACCCATTAGATTTTGGTTACGTTAGGAAGTTGAGATCTTAACATCTTGTGCACCCATGTTCAAATACTAAAGAgaatggttttatttatttatttttaaataaataaaagtaaattacCTATATAACTCTTCTAATATATTACTTGTGTTATAAAATTCTGgtcatttaataattttctaaccggtaatacatataaaaaaaatttattaacttttatttaattaaatacaataaaaatctATAGATTTAAGAATGGTTTTAATTTTCTCTATACAAATATTACAATATAatatcaaaaaattataaatgaaatatCATAGTGTCATACGttcttttaaaaaatcattaaaaagaattgttaataataattataattataataattattatattttacaataaattatagaaaatttttaaaaaaaaaaatcagcttGAACGAAATAACACTTGCTATGCGAGTAGAAACAATAAATTGCACTTCCTCTGATGTGTCAGTGAATCAGAATGATTGAGCAAGTTGTTTTAGAGGCTGCCTTCCTTTGCCTTTACATTTTCCACTCTTTACATCATCTGTAGGTTTTCATATATTCCTTATTAATTAGTTACCATTCGCTCAAATAAATTACCACAAATTAACATTAACTAAACTTGGCCTTGTATAGGGTAATGTCCTCTGATATCCAATAGAATTTGGGGGAGCTTTGCCAACTGCTATTAATATGCTAGGAGGGCTTGATTCCTATCATAATAAACACCAAATTATTTATGAATCTACTGTCTACACAATTAAAAATTAATGGAAGTAACTGTTGCATGTGTTCAACATGTTCCTCCCACAGGGATTCAGGTATCTAACATATAAGAATATTCTCATACCTCTGTTTGTGTAGCCCAAGCCCGAAGTAGCTAAGCTTGCCATCTGCATCAAGTGTAACTTGATCAGCCCAAAATTTGTGAACATTACATGTAAGAATTTTCGATCTATGTAACTCAAATTCAAGAATGGAAACGTAGTCTTCAATGTCAACcttaaaggaattaaaattatAGGGGTCTACTAAAGGTGTTGTTATGTATAAAAATAGCCTCAACAACAAGGAATCAAACCAAAGAATCAAATATGGCAGCAAAGGCCTCCTTAATACGCACACAATTGAATCTCTGAAAACCCTTCCATTCAAAAGCCTGAATATTATTTTGTCAGCAACTTGGTCGAATTCAGGGGCTTTTGCAACAGCAGACCAGTCCTTAGGACTTATCAGGGTACAAAAAGTCCCACCTCTACAACCTTCATTGGACACACTACAATTGCTCCAAACTCCAACACCCAAAACCTTTGTGTACTACTGTAGTttctaagtaaaaaaaaaaaatacaatttttgcTGACCCTTGTTGCCATGGTATCGAAGCCACCATTTCAAGTTTTGGGTTTAAGGTTCTTGGTAAAGTTTATTGACATCGTAATGGAGGAAATGCATGGATGGAAGAAGAGAATTCTTGACATTAGAGATTAATTGTTTTAAAGCTAAAGTCAATAGTTTCAGGCTTTGGACTAAGGGTTCCTTGGCTTCTTAGGGATGCCTTAAGCAGAATATTCAAGTTGGGCAGCAATATTATTTGTATTGCCAAAAAGGGAAAGGGTAGGGTTGCTTCTCCTTAATTCTGTACCATCTAACTAGCTAGTGAATGCATTCCTTGGAGCACTACATCTAGTTAGCCTACAATGAAATATTCCTTTGGGAACATTCTCATCTCAGGATCGACACATGTATGACAATTATGGAAGAGAACAGAGAAAATCCagagtttattaaaaaaaaagcttattaaaacataaaaaattcaaatcccaAAACAAAATACAACCAACAATTAAACATGCTAAATGATATATAATTCATGTGTTAAACAGGAACAGCAGGCCTGAGGGAGATGAGTGCTTTCTTAATTCTCTCAAAAGCAGCTTGTAAGGTGGTGAGGGATGCTGCATATGATATCCGAATGCAGCTATCATCCCCAAATGCATCTCCAGGGACTAGTGCAACCTGTCAATAATTTGCAGCAGTCTTTGATTATTTCATCTTCAACATTAATCACGGTATTATTCAATCAGTTCCCAATAATGTCTATGAAAAACAGCCTAGCCCTTCTTAATcacttcaaaaagaaaaagagtccTGAAACAGCATTCAACAAAGCATACCTGAGCCTTGTCCAGGAAGTATCGACAAAGTGACTCCGAATTTTCGATTTTGCCAAAACCTTCAGCTTCTATTCCGTAGTAGGAGCTGAAATCAATGAATAGATAGAAAGCTCCCTGCAAACCAGAAGTCGTGCAAGCAAGAAACATGTTAATTGAAGAGCTAAATATCTAACACCGAACAAACTGAGAAGTACATAAATgaggtttcttttttcttttggtaatAAGAGACTCTGCGCCAATAGGGGTACCTGAGGTTCTGATATCTTAACACCTTCCAATTCCCCAAAGCTCTTAACCAAGAAATCTCGCCGTTCCCTGAATGCTTCCACCATGGTGGAAATTGCTTCCCCACCAGCACAGCCCAAGCCTAATGCGGCAACTCCTGCTTTTTGTGCTATACTACTAGCTCCTGAAGTGGACTGAGAAACATAAACCGCATTAAGGTTTAGTTTTCCACATATCAATTAAACAACTGAAACtacacatttaattaataaattgatgCGCATATAAGTACACTAATAGATATATCAACCTATTTTCACTAATTGATGTATTTGTATTCCATTGCCTTATACTTTATGAGGTCAGTAATTACAATTCTTCTCAATATACAGATATTTAGAGGTGCCCATCTAGCACCATCAACTCAAGCATACTCGgcatttttcttctttccttttaaCACTTGCAAACCAGGATAAGTGAAACATGATCGTTATGCTAATTAATGACATAAGTTTTGACTCTCTCCATACAAAAGCAATTTTAGTTTTCAAGCAGAGTCTGAAAATCTCATTCACATGAAATTCAAGGACATTTCTAGCCCACCTCCCACCCTAATTTGGCTCTAATGTTCTCTTTATTCACATTGCTTTCTCGCTCAACTTTAAAAATACTTTCCTAGCATTTGGTCAATAGATGGTTCAGTATTTTATTGAAGTCCACGATCACAATAACAAGCAAGTTCATCCTATATTGTCTTTTTGAAAACCGCATTAACTGCTGCATAGCTTCAACTCTAAAGTACCAAGTGAATGAACAAAATTTTAAGGGCATGTAAGGTAAGCTCTGGCTCAAAACTCTTCAGCAGCTAGGagcaaaatataaaaaagtagaaACATTGAATAACTTGAACAAGTATTGAAGCATTAGGAGGTTCAAACTAAACATATCCAGTAACCTTTTTAAATCTTAGATAAATGTGCACATGCCATGTTCTAAGATATACAACGAGCCTTACCAAGGAAATTGACAACTAAATCCTAACTGTTTATTCTTGTGAACAACATTGAAAGTTACCACAATATTCAGATACTTGACCAGTACATGTCAGAGATTAGTATTGGCTGCATCTATATCCCATAGTTCCCAATATACCACACAAAATGCCAAATCTTCTGATCATTATCTGGATCAGACTGGCAACAAAATCCACTAGATCTCCAATAAAGTTCTTCTCAGGGTTTATTATAGGCAAAGGCAATAACATGTTGCACTAATGCATGCAGGATGTAGTTTGCTcttccaaaaatgaaaatgacaaGTATAATGCAACATACCTGACTCTGGATCTTATTACATGCTGCGACAAAGTGTTTAGGTCCAGCAATGTATCCAAGTCGCCAACCAGTCATCGCAAAAGCCTACATGTCATGTTCAAAATGTCAATCCTCAAAATGGACACTGAAGGAACTACACCAATGTTAAGTATGGAAAATTCATCAATTAAGTAGAAAATTAACCAAGGTTTAAATGCAATTGAGTTACCTTGGAAAAGCCATTGACTGTTAGAGTCCGCTCCCACATGCCTGGCAATGATGCAAAGCTTGTGTGAGTTGCCGGTGCATAGATTATATGCTCATATATTTCATCAGACAGCACCTAAATAAGCCAATAGCAAAAAAGCTCAGTGTTTGAGTATCAGCATAGCATGCCTGAGATTTCTGTCTATATTAATAGTACCAGAAGCCTGGGATGCTTTGCTACAATTTCTGCAATTTTTTCAAGCAGCTTCTTAGGGTAAACAGATCCAGTTGGATTTGATGGAGAGCATAGGATCAACAGTCTTGACTTTGCAGAGATTTTAGACTCAAGGACCTCTGGATCCAATAGAAAATTGTCACAGATGAGTGTCGGAAGAATAATAGGTGTTGCGTCAGCCAGCCTTGCCATTTCCGGGTAACTCACCCAATATGGAGCAGGAATTATTACctgaaataaattatatgttcaTAATCAAGTCACCTCTTATCACTCTACTTGCTGGAAGCATGATTATGAGTACCTAATTAAGGTTACTCGCAGACATACATTTGGAAGAAAGATCTAACACCATGACAAGAAATAACCGTTCTGGCATGCaggaaaatattataatatttataaattttatattattttcttatatatagGTCATTTTAATGTATTTGGTTTCCTATCCTCACTTTATTGACAAAGCTAGGGTAATACTTGATCTTTTTCATCCCAAGCGTTTCAAAATAATATGGAATTTCTATTGCTTAAATTTGTAACCTAGCAACTTGAAGTTAAACATGTATGGTGTAACTGAAACCTTGATAGCATAATCGATGAAGAAATTTGGTCTATGACTTACACTACAAAGTGGTACACCAATAATCTCTTATTTTAGATTTGATACTGTAATCAATTTAACAGATCATCAAACATAAGCTTTCGTTGTAGTAAAAGAAAACTGTAATTTTAACAATGGTTAAGTTTGGAAATATGAGCTTCAAAGGGTATTTGATTTTGGCTAATTCTTCATATTACTTAAGGATGCATTCAATATACAAAAGTGAAATAAGATGCAAAGTAGAAGGCACCTTTGATATTCTTTGATGAGAATATAGTTTTCAAACACAATTCAATATGCAATCTGAAACTATGGTATTTGAATGTAACCCCTTCGTACATATTGAAAGTACTAGTGCAATTTACCTAACAAATGAAATTCAAATGTGCAATCCCTGTTCATGTTCCCAAACACAACTAATATCAGTTGTCTTACTCAAAATGCTCAACTAATAGGACAAAAGTCATACACAGGATTCGTGTCcacatttaatttttgttctgATGGAACAATGAATCAATGGAAAGGATTCCAGCTTCCAAAGAATATGCACTCAATTCAAAGGTAAATATGCCATCACTAGAAAGTCCCCAGCTCTATGAACTGTGATTTGATCAAAGATGTAAGAGAAAGAAAGCAAAGTAAGTAAATATGGCTCAGAATTGAGTGAAATTGTGAAAAAAGGAAACACATCTACAGTAGTAATTTCACAACTAAGTCAAAAGAGGGTAAGGAGGATTTCTTAAAGCACATTCCAAAATGTTTTATGGTAAAGGTTGTCAAATAAAAAAACCAGTACCTCATCCCCAGGAGAACAAACTGCAAGAACTGCTTGAAGGATACTCTGTTTAGCACCATTACTGACCACAATTTGATCATGCGAATAAGAGATTCCATTCTCCTCTACAataaattaaaaggaaataagtaaaaaatactAGAAAGTATCAAAAACTGAGAAACCATGCGTCATCCAAAGGTAAACGCACATCAAATTTACACTTGTTACATCAAAAAATCACTTGCATAACATATACAGTTACCTTTTAGCTTATGACAAATTGCCGTACGAAGTTCCAAAGTACCTGCATTGGGAGTGTACCTTGTGTAACCTTCACGAATAGCATTTATCCCAGCCTTACTTttcagaaacaaaaaaaaaaaagtacaataaaataaaatactaattagtGGAAGAAGAAATTCTAAACTAAAAGATGTCAAAACTTAAACAGAGAAAACAAGGACCCAAGATGGACTAGAAACATTATTGCACCTCAGCTATGATGGCTGGTGTATCAAAATCAGGCTCTCCAGCAGCCAATCGAATGACAGGGACACCAGCTTGTGCAAGAGCAGTTGCATGATCAGTTATAGCCACTGTCTTTGAAGGCTTCACAGAGTTAACTCTGGGGCTCAAAGAGATATCAAGTTTCACTTGGTCGCTGCTACTACTCTCTGCCTTTGACATTGCAGCTATTCTATATGACTGTTGTTTAGAAGTCTCAACAGATCTGCCAAGAAGTATATACAACCAGACAATGAAATTCTCTAATATATCCAGTGCTCCCTTCTCCCTTTGGGAAATAATTAGACTTTTGAGACAACTTTACTTTAATTCTTACACAAACTAAAAAATGCCAGCACAATATGTTTTCCTTGTTTAATCTTCAAGTTTATAGATAGTGTCACAAAGGGAAGTTTCTTAATTAAAATGGTTCTGCAACTTCAATGAATCAGCTTAAGGATGGAATAAACTAAGAATAAAGATGTTTATCTTTAcacttccatttaaaaaaaaaacagacaatactcatgaaaccACTTCCATAGCAATCTCgtagaaaatatttgataaaatatgtttCTTTATTTCAATATTCCATGTTCTCTTATACAGCGGATGATATCAAAACAGAATAAACGAAAATTGATGTGACCAACAAATTAGTGTCTCTGCAGATTGCTAAGGATAAACTAAAATCTGCAAAAGAAGCAAAGAAGCTAACATTGATGCAGTGTCAAGTAAAATCTGCAAATGCATCAGTGATTCAACTGATGATCCAGAAACAAATTTCTGGAGTTTCTTCAATGAACTGAATAGACAGATTATATGTTAAATGCAATCACAACCCAAAATTGCTCCccctagaattttttttaaaaaaaaatgctagaaacaTTAAGATGCCGGAAAAAGGAACTCACTTTAAGGAAAGATTAGTAAGAGAGGAATGGAAAGACACGGAAACGGAGGCCTTGGAGGCAGAATGTGATCCCAAAAATTGGGAGTCGAAGCCAACACGGGAAATTCCTGTTGAGTTATGAAGAGAAACTGCCATTTGTACGAATATTGAAGAGAAAACAAATTTTGGGCAAGAGGAGGAGGCTGTAATTCCTcagtgaaacaaaaaaaaaaactcaaaaccaGTCTAGGAAAAATAAGGGGATGGGGGTTGGTGGGAGAACAAGTGGGCTTAATTGTCTATTATTTTATCTCCCTTAATGTTGGAAAGTGAGGTGTGGTAGGTTTAAAGTAATAAGGTGGAATTTGAAGGCTTGAAATTTACATCAATCAATGGCGATGAAAAGAGAAAGGAGAGAGATGGGTAGGTGGAAGGATGGTAGTGGGAGCAAACAGTGGAAGTGAAGTCGGGAATTGACCCAATTTCGGGTATGCTGGTTGGCCAACAGCTCCATCTCTCCTCGCTTATCACCTTGTACCTTACCTACCCCCTTTCAAACGATTTAaactgaaattaattaataataaattgagaAACTTGTTTGGTATAAAAGGAAATCTAAACTAATTATGAGTTGGGCCACCTGGCCCAGAAACTAGTTCAAAATGTGAgaggatttgaataaaaatataaacttaaaaaatgagtttggacaaaaaaataatgcatgtttaaaaaatgggccgggcctcagataaggtatttttggcccagcccgaattcactaaaggacaaaaaaaatctgtttttttttttatttttgaatgtttttttcttgttgttttctccctattttgctactattttactattatgttgctactattttgttattattgtttggatattgtataaaacttattttattgttaattttattattattttaaaagcatttgttaattttgttattattttagaagtatttacttgttaagttgcatttatcttagtgttatttaagtttacatattttttaaaatttattttcaatttattgggaaatatttattttgatgttcttaatatttttaatgtattatatatttttaaaaattatataaaaattaatacgggaGGACCGGGTCGGGCCcaagttttatcatttttatccgggtgggtttgggcaaaattttaagcccattttttaaGCCGGGCCAAACTCAAGCCTagtaaatgggcctaaatttttagttgaaccCTGCCCGGCCtgacccatggacacctctaatcTAAACCACCTAAATATATTAAAGGGCAAACTATATATACAGTcgcttaattataaaaaaaaattcattttaggcacttaaaataaaaagtttacaatttaagcaCTCATGTTACATTTTTTGGTCATTTTAGTCACAAATTTTAATGGGAAGCTGACATGGCaattaaaaattagtataataacaaatataGCCCTCAACTTTTTCAAATTATGTTgctttaatcataattttaaaaaattaaccttcaaaatttataaatattctcaatttgatcctaattctaaaaacttcaaagaaacatataaaaatacataaatatttcaaaattatataatactaaatttaaattttatattaatattaaatataataaaaatcctCCTACCTCCATCTTCTtcctataattttttattttgagtgcttaaaatgaaaaaaaaatataattaagtagctatttgtataatttattcaaatactAAATACATTACATttgtttattataatattattatcatgaaGTGATGTTCACTACTAAATCAATAACATCTAATATATATACAGATATAGGCTATAGTAACATTATGTtgcatttttagaaaatttaaattttaaagtaattatttGCAAACCACtttttaattactataaaaaaacgtttccaatatattttcttaaaatttccattaaTAATGTAGTCATCAGAAATTATAATTTGAATACAATCAACTTTTCTAAATGGTATCTTTTTCAGGAAACCCTTTAAgatatattttactttttctcCCACACATTAATTAGCTTTATTGAAAAATTTCACCCCAATTTCATACACGCAATCAATTGATTGCTTCTTCCCTCACTCTATTAAAATTCTACACATCTTTCAGCTTTGTTGTTGCGTTTAATCTATATTCAGCGGCAGAGCGTGATGGATATCTAAGAGGTCATGGCACAaggataaattttttatttaaaccctttataatttataaaatttttaattagtaatggtaaagttataaagatataagttattaaaatgataaaattacatttttattattgtaaaaatatacaatttaattaattcCGACCCCAAAACAAATTTCAAGCTCCGCCAGCGTCTATATTTGTTTAGGTTTTCAGCTATTCTCTAATCCatctacttttaaatttttataatttccttatttattttatttcatatcatatgTTTCTGAATAAGTTAATCTGATTTTCATCTGCCATTGCat is part of the Gossypium hirsutum isolate 1008001.06 chromosome D11, Gossypium_hirsutum_v2.1, whole genome shotgun sequence genome and encodes:
- the LOC107913684 gene encoding bifunctional aspartate aminotransferase and glutamate/aspartate-prephenate aminotransferase, whose product is MAVSLHNSTGISRVGFDSQFLGSHSASKASVSVSFHSSLTNLSLKSVETSKQQSYRIAAMSKAESSSSDQVKLDISLSPRVNSVKPSKTVAITDHATALAQAGVPVIRLAAGEPDFDTPAIIAEAGINAIREGYTRYTPNAGTLELRTAICHKLKEENGISYSHDQIVVSNGAKQSILQAVLAVCSPGDEVIIPAPYWVSYPEMARLADATPIILPTLICDNFLLDPEVLESKISAKSRLLILCSPSNPTGSVYPKKLLEKIAEIVAKHPRLLVLSDEIYEHIIYAPATHTSFASLPGMWERTLTVNGFSKAFAMTGWRLGYIAGPKHFVAACNKIQSQSTSGASSIAQKAGVAALGLGCAGGEAISTMVEAFRERRDFLVKSFGELEGVKISEPQGAFYLFIDFSSYYGIEAEGFGKIENSESLCRYFLDKAQVALVPGDAFGDDSCIRISYAASLTTLQAAFERIKKALISLRPAVPV